In Corticium candelabrum chromosome 1, ooCorCand1.1, whole genome shotgun sequence, the genomic stretch GTGCCCAAGGCTCTCAAAATTGATTCAATGCATCCCAAACAGCGGACCGCTGCAGAATACCTCTTGAATAGCCAAGACGTCTTTGTTACGTTTCCCACTGGATCTGGAAAGTCCATAGTAAATCTACCAAGCGCCACCGTCAGTGACAAAGTCTGTACACATGTTGATGGAGCCAGTGGTTACCTGCAGAATCCGATTGTTCTCGTTGTTTGCCCGGCCATTAGAGTGGTTGATGACAGATGAATGATCATCTCAAATAGCCTCCACTTATTCCAACTTTCAATGAAGGGACTTCCACACACAAGAAActtcgtcaagacaattcgaAGCCATCGCAGTTGATTACCCCTCGCTTGTTTGCACACACGTCTAAAATGTAGTAATTGATCTCCTATTGTCACATCGAATGGCATAGTGCTATGATCTAAAGAGGTGTTTTTGATTGTTACAACCCTTCCATTTCTTAGTAACTGCGCCTACTTCCGAACTCagtttgatcagaagttgatccagaccatTTCTCATTTCTCTGGGGAGACAGTCTTGAACTTCGAGGCTACTGAGAAACCTGCTCCACGAGGATACAGATTGGACCTGGACAGTTAAGCATGAAAAGTGTTTGTCAGATTTGAAGCAAATGGTTGTTCCAGCACCAGTCGAGTTTTAGCATTTTACAGTGCTGAAGCTAAAACAATCGGCTCGACCGATGCCTCATCGTATGGTCTGGGTGCTGCATTGCTGCAAATTCAATCAGATGGAATAAAAGCACCAAGAACGTTGACAGATAAAAAACGGTTTCACAACTTGAAAAGGAAGCATTAGCTTTGGTTTGGGAATGCGACCGATTTGAATTTCTGTTGGGTCGAGATGAACCATTTACCATTGAAACAGACCATAAACCTTTAGTCACTATTTGAACAAGCAAGACTTAGGCCAAAGTCCTCCACGGATTCAACGCTTTaagatgacaatgatgaaatTTAACTTCAAGTTGTCTATGTTCCTGGGAGAGAGTTGCAAGTAACTGATGTGTTATCCAGGCGACCACAAAGTTCTTCTAAGGCCACACtgaaaaattgtctgattggggtaacatgTAGTGGATAAAGACGGGTGGGTGGGCGGagtcttttattttttaatttttaatcaTCAAACTCAGCGTCTCGTTTGGAGGAAGTGTCTGTGGTCACAGTTTGCATGCTGAGTACATCGatcaccaaatccaacctcctGCAACACCTCACGAAGACTACAGTcgccagacacacaaagaatcttgccatctctcgTCCCCCTCATCAGACACGAATATGCACAGGGCAACAGAAAACATCTTATTTCTCagcatgcgcatgtgcaaaaaACAGCGACCTTCCAAACATGGCACCCTGAGTACATCGTCCACTCGATCAACGAATCCAACTTCCTGCAATACGTCACAAAGACTACAGTCGCCAGACACACGAAGAGTCTTGCCATTTCTCAAAACACGTGCCCCCTCGAACACAGATATGCCCAGGCCAACagaaaatatatttaaatataaaaaattcaGCGGCCCTCCAACCACGGGCGAGCAggttaccccaatcagacaatttgtCGGTGCGGCCTAATGTAGGTATCACGGTGGATGAGCATAAGTTGAGGGAATTAGAAAAGCATTACCAGCTTCAAAAGATTGTCTACTGAGGATCAAGAAGGCAACTCATCAAGATTTAGATATGCAAGAGTTGATCAGGGTTGTCAATGCAGGATGGCCAAATTGTGTTACTCGGGTTGCTGCttatgtgtttcttttcttggAGACATAAGGATTTATTGACTGTGGTTGAGGGTTTAGTGTTGAGAGGACATCAGATAGTTATTCCCAAGTCTATGAGAAAAGAGATGCTTAAGCTGTCACATGATGGGCATTTGGGAATAGTAAAGACCAAAAAACAAGCACAACAGTCAGTGTGGTGGCCACACATGAACAGCCAGTTAGAGTTAACAGTTTCCAACTCTATGACAAGTGCAAGATTTGCAAGTGAGCAGAGGAAAGAGCTACTCTGCATTACTCCAATTCCACCTTCGGGAAAATTGGGTGCAAATTTATTCAAAGTAGAAGAGATGCATTTTCTAGTAGTTGCTGACTATTACTCGAGGTATCCGGAAGTTAAACAGCTCACTGGAACTAAATCAACGGGTATCGTATTGGCACTGAAGGGGATTCTTCCCGATTTGGGATTCCCAATGTGCTGGTCATAGATAATGGACTACAGTTTGTGAGTGATGACTTTAAGAACTTCAGAAGGACTTATCAGTTTATGCTTGTAACATCATCTCCTAGACATCCACAAGGAAATGGACAGGCAGAAAAGATTGTGGGGACTGCCAAAGCCCTGATTAAGAAGGTCTGGCAGGCAGGAGAAGATCCACACTTGGGATTGTTAGCATATAGAGCTACAGAACATGAAGCCACTGGAATGTCTCCTGGTCAATTGCTAATGGAGAGGAAGTTGCAAACAACCATGCCATCTATTGCTTGTCAATTGATTCCACATTGTGGATAAGTCTTCAGTAAGAGAAAAACGGTAGCAAAGCAAAGCAGGCGGCGGAATATAACAGAAGACACTGAGTGCGAGGAACTCGGGTGTTGGTGCATGATCAGATAGGCGGGAGTGGAATGTACCTGAGACAGAGAGATACAGCCAAGATCGCACAGCATGGTGACTGAATCAGGGGGTACTTTAAGATGCAATCATTAGATTAAACCCTGAATTGGTGGAGGAGCAGACAGATCATCAAGAAACTAATAGGAACCATCAACAGGCACCagaagaagctgcacaaaaaTTAAACCTCAGTCAGGTCTGAAGAACATAGAGAAACCCGGTCAGGTCTGAACAACATAAAGAATTGCAAACACAATATGGACGATTAGTGAAAATTCCACAGTGGAGGAAGGACTCTATAatcttctttaattaaagtattatACATAGCGCATCAGCACATAACAACTGTGTTTAAATCAGTTCAAATCACTAAACTTTCACTAACTCAAATTCAACTTCTGTGATTCCGTATTACATTAACTTAATTCTATATTACATTTATTTCATATCTCAGTCAATCAGTTTGAACAGCCTTAGACATTATGTCTGACATACTGTTTCACTTTCACATTTACTACAATGTCAAAAACTGAAAAAAGTCTGTTTAATTGCAAAGTCAAGAAGACTGTTGTGCTGACATCTGTAAATGTGCCTTAGTATTGTTTAACACAGTACAAAAACATAAAGTTTCAAACAAATTCAGCAATCCAATTAGTTTCTCCATGCAAAGTTCTTGAAATCAGTGACAAAATGACAATCTACTTTCAAACAAATTCAGCAACCCAATTCATTTCTCCGTGCAAAGTTGTTGAAATCAGTAACAAAATGACATCATGATCAACTTATGGTACTCAACCAAGTATTATCCCACCCCATGGTTGGCTACCATCAAAGAAAAAGTTGGAATGTAGTGTTACTTGATAGACTGTAGAGGTGTTAATTGACGGAAGTCATGGATCAATTAACTCAAGCTCTAATGACCACCTGTCAACGCAAAAAAATTGGTTGGCAATTTTTGACACCACCTACCAAGCCATTGTGGTGATTCCTATCAACAAAGCTAATCTTCCCTTCAACAGGAAATGAACGAATTCTCTTCCGCTTAGCTGCTGCTTGGTTTAATTGTCAAAGGCATAGGCAAGTGAAGAATAATTAGCATTCCTACAGGCAGCACAACCCTAGAAAACAGTCACTCTAAATAGagccaattagcactaattaaataGCAAAGGGGTGTGAAATCTTAAAGTCTAGGCCAAACTTGGGGATGGGAGTTTACTTGAGCCCTTAGACTATGCTCAGAAGAGTACACTAATTAAAGCCAACCGAACAACTACATTcatcatgcaaacaaaactaTTCAATACAAGAAAACATCTACACAAACCACTGGTGACACATATGAAGACACCATGCTCTCTAATTATTTGATGTAGACTTCTAGTTTGTGACATACCTACTGAAATTCTgtaacaaaaagcaaaatatAATGACAAATAACACAGACGCATAAACCACAATAGTAACTTACACCACAATGAAAAAGCTGACATGGACACCATCAGACACTTCAAATTTAATGATTGTTTCTGTGGCTTCTGTCTTATCGATCTCCCTGCAGAGAAACACGTGAAAATGAAAACACACAACTTCTTACTTACTGTAATTTCAGTACCAGTTAAAATAGAACACATTGTTTAAAACATCAGTATAAACTTCAGTAGAGGCAGAACCTTCCAGCTCAATGACAGtaccattttgttttgtctacaAACACATTCATTAAAATGTTATTTTTGACATAGAAACAACCTCATTATCGCAGTCACACCACAACTGTGATTGGTGATA encodes the following:
- the LOC134185985 gene encoding uncharacterized protein K02A2.6-like; translation: MQDGQIVLLGLLLMCFFSWRHKDLLTVVEGLVLRGHQIVIPKSMRKEMLKLSHDGHLGIVKTKKQAQQSVWWPHMNSQLELTVSNSMTSARFASEQRKELLCITPIPPSGKLGANLFKVEEMHFLVVADYYSRYPEVKQLTGTKSTDNGLQFVSDDFKNFRRTYQFMLVTSSPRHPQGNGQAEKIVGTAKALIKKVWQAGEDPHLGLLAYRATEHEATGMSPGQLLMERKLQTTMPSIACQLIPHCG